Proteins from one Paenibacillus amylolyticus genomic window:
- a CDS encoding DUF1697 domain-containing protein has product MIYVALLRGINVGGNNKINMKQLKETFEQAGMLDVLTYINSGNIIFADHQERADANREISLVLEQAIAADFGLQIRVMVRNMDEIQSVIEALPEKWTNDDTAKSDVMFLWDEINEPSVLDQLPIKPEIGTLLYVPGAILYSVSREDASKSGMNKLVGSKVYAYMTVRNVNTTRKIYALMQAAAEK; this is encoded by the coding sequence ATGATCTATGTGGCTTTGCTACGGGGTATTAATGTAGGCGGGAACAATAAAATTAATATGAAACAGCTGAAAGAAACGTTTGAACAAGCAGGCATGCTGGATGTCCTTACATACATCAACTCGGGCAATATTATTTTTGCCGATCATCAGGAACGTGCCGATGCAAATAGAGAGATATCCCTTGTGCTGGAACAGGCCATCGCCGCCGACTTCGGCTTACAGATCAGGGTAATGGTACGGAATATGGATGAAATCCAGAGCGTTATTGAAGCACTCCCGGAAAAATGGACTAATGATGACACGGCTAAAAGTGATGTGATGTTCCTATGGGATGAGATCAATGAGCCCTCCGTGCTGGACCAATTGCCCATCAAACCGGAAATCGGCACACTGCTTTATGTTCCCGGCGCTATTCTGTATTCAGTCAGCAGAGAGGATGCATCCAAAAGTGGCATGAACAAACTTGTGGGGTCCAAAGTCTATGCTTATATGACTGTAAGAAATGTAAATACCACACGCAAGATCTATGCCCTGATGCAAGCAGCAGCAGAAAAATAA